The following is a genomic window from Solirubrobacterales bacterium.
CCCCTGTTGCCCGACCTCGCGGGCATCGACGTCCACGGTCACGTCGGCGTCCTCCAGACAGCGCATGCACGGTCCCGAGACGTGGGCGGTGAACCGCATCCGGACCGCGTAGCCGGCGGCCGTCCGCGACAGGTCGAGGCGGGCGTCCACGGAGTCGCCCGCCGCGGCGTAAGCCTGGCCGCCTAGCTCGAGCCGCCCAGGGTCGGTCACCAGGTCAAGCCGACGTCCTTCGCCGGACCGCAGCGCGAAACGAGCCAGGTCGATGCTGTGATATGCCGCTGCCATCCCCGAATCGAGCTTAGCGTGAGCGCCCAATTCCACCTGGATCCCGAGACCTACCTCGACGAGATCCGAGCCGAGGTGCCGCGCTACGACGAGCTCCAGGAGCGGACCATCGAGGCGATCCCCTTCCCGCCCCGCAGGGTGCTCGAGCTCGGGGTGGGCACTGGGGAAACCGCCCGCCGGCTCAAGGCGCGATTTCCCGATGCGGAGCTGACCGGGTTGGACTCCCAGCCGGAGATGGTTTTCAAGGCGCGCGAGCTGGGGATCGAGGTGCGCCTGGCTCGGATGGAGGACCCGCTGCCCGACGGACCGTGGGACCTGGTGCTCTCCGTGCTCTCTGTCCACCACCTCACCGACGAGCAGAAGCGGGACCTGTTTCGCCGGGTGCGCGAGCAGTCCAGGGCGATCGTCATCGGAGACGTGGTCATTGCCGAGCCACAGGTGACGCCTCTGGAGGAGGGCGTCGACCTGCCCTCGCGCGCCGAGGACCTGGCCGAGTGGTGCAGCGGCGAGATCGTCTGGAAGGGCGACGACCTGGCCGTGGTCCGCGCCGTCTACCAGCAAAAGAGCCCGCACTGAAGCGGGCCCTTTAGAAGCCGCCTCGACCATGGCGGCACTCGCCTGTTGGGTACAGCGTAGCGCCCGCTACATACGATCCGCCCGCCCGCTACCGAGGAGGAGACGCTCAT
Proteins encoded in this region:
- a CDS encoding class I SAM-dependent methyltransferase, with amino-acid sequence MSAQFHLDPETYLDEIRAEVPRYDELQERTIEAIPFPPRRVLELGVGTGETARRLKARFPDAELTGLDSQPEMVFKARELGIEVRLARMEDPLPDGPWDLVLSVLSVHHLTDEQKRDLFRRVREQSRAIVIGDVVIAEPQVTPLEEGVDLPSRAEDLAEWCSGEIVWKGDDLAVVRAVYQQKSPH